Part of the Chloroflexi bacterium ADurb.Bin180 genome is shown below.
AGTGGTCGAGGTGCCCATCGAGAAGGTCGCCGCAGGCGACGTGATGGTGGTGCGCCCTGGCGAAAAGATCCCCACCGATGGCACGGTGGTTGACGGGGAGAGCGCCGTGGACGAATCGATGGCCACCGGCGAGTCGATGCCGGTCAACAAGCATGCCGGCGACGAAGTCATCGGCGCCACGGTGAACCAGGAAGGCCTGCTCAAGGTCCAGGCCACGCGCGTGGGCAAGGATACCTTCCTGGCGCAGGTGATCAGGCTGGTCGACGAGGCCCAGGGCTCCAAAGTGCCCATCCAGGCCTTTGCCGACAAGGTCACCTCGGTCTTTGTGCCGGTGGTGATGAGCATTGCTGCTCTCACCGGTCTGGCCTGGCTGTTTTTCCCCAACGTGATGAAGGCCATCCTGCAGGCCGGGGCCGGCCTGCCCTGGGTGAACCTGCATCTGCCGACGCTGACTCTGGCCATCATCTCGGTCGTCTCGGTGCTGGTCATCGCCTGTCCCTGTGCCCTCGGCCTGGCCACGCCCACCGCCCTGATGGTGGGCAGCGGTATGGGCGCCGAGAACGGCATCCTCATCCGCTCGGGCGAGGCCATCCAGACGCTCAAGGACGTCAAGGTGATCGTCTTTGACAAGACCGGCACCATCACCAAGGGCAAGCCGGAAGTGGCCAGTGTCGTGGCCCTGAACAGGTCGGAGCAAGACCTGCTGCGCGTGACCGCCTCGGCCGAGTCGGGCAGCGAGCATCCCCTGGGCCGGGCCGTGGTCGAGCGGGCCCAGGCGCTGGGACTGCAGCTCTCGGCGCCGGCCGAGTTCAAGGCCGTGCGCGGCAAGGGCGTGTCGGCGGTGATCGACGGGAAGCGAGTGCTGATCGGTTCGCGCCGCATGATGGAAGAGGAAGGCATCGACCCGTCTGCCGCAGTGAGCGCCGCCACAGCGCTGGAGGCAGAGGCCAAGACGGTGATGTACGCCAGCATCGAGGGTGCTCTGGCCGGGGTGATCGCTGTGGCCGATACGCTCAAGGACGACTCGGCGGCGGCCATTCGTGAGCTCCACGAGATGGGGCTCCAGGCAGCGATGATCACCGGCGATAACCGGCGCACTGCCGAGGCCATCGCCCGCACCGTTGGCATCGACCACGTTCTGGCCGAAGTGCTGCCCGACGGCAAGGTGGCCGAAGTGCGCCAACTGCAGGAACGCTTTGGCCTGGTGGCGATGGTCGGCGACGGCATCAACGACGCGCCGGCCCTCAAGCAGGCCAACGTGGGCATCGCCATCGGCACGGGCACGGACATCGCCATCGAGGCCAGTGACGTGACCCTGGTGCGCGGCAACCTGTCGGGCGTGGTCAGCGCGGTCAAGCTCAGCCAGGCCACCTTCCGCAAGATCCGCCAGAACCTGTTCTGGGCCTTTTTCTACAACGTGGTGATGATCCCGCTGGCCGTGGCCGGCTGGATGCACCCGGTGCTGGCCGAGATCGCCATGGCTACGTCGTCGGTCACCGTCGTGACCAACGCCAACCTGCTGCGGAGGACGGATATCTCGGCCGCTGGCGGCAGGAAGTGAAAGAACCCAGCCGGCTTGCGTCCTGGGTCGAGCGTCCCCCGTTCGCCCCGTGGCGCGTGCGCGCCTGGGCCGGTGTTCCGGCCGGCCGCCTGCTCGAGGTAGGAGTGGGCACCGGTGCGAACCTGACCTACTATCCGCCCGGGGCGGCCGTCACTGCCATCGATGTCAACCCGCAGCGCATCGAGGCGGCGCGCCGGCGCGCGGCGGCACTCGGGCTGCCGGTGGACCTGCGGGTGATGAACGCCGAGACGCTGGAGTTCCCCGACGGCTACTTTGACGCCGCCGTGGCTACGCTGGTCTTTTGCTCTGTGCCAGACCCGGTGCGCGGCCTGCGCGAGCTGGCCCGCGTGGTCAAGCCGGGCGGCGAGATTCGGCTCATCGAACACGTGCGCGTCGACCTGCCGCTGGTGGGGCCGCTGATGGACCTGCTCGACCCGCTGGCAGTGCTCATCGGCGGCGAGCACATCAATCGCCGCACGCTGGACAACCTGGCCCGGGCCGGCGTGCCCGTCGTCTCGGTCGAAAAGCTGACTCCGAGCGGCATGGTCAAGTTCATCGTGGCTCGTTCTCCGGCGAGGTGAGGGCGCTGGCTGCGCTCGGGTGCCTACTCGCGCAGCAAGCTCAGAATGCGCTCGGCAGCCAGCTCCGGCCGCTCGTGGTCCAGCCAGTGCGTGGCGTGCTCGACGCAGACCAGCGGGTCGTTGCGTCACTGGCCAAGCTGATGAAGGCGCCGCGCTCGCACCGGGGCACTTCAATCACCGGCTGGGCAGCATGAAGATGGGAGGTTTCTCTCTCATGCGTCACAAGCGTGAGGAAGTTATCAAGCGTACCGTCCAGGAATTCGAACTTCTCGATCATCTCGTAGCCCACCTTACTGACGAGGAGTGGAATCGCTTGCTGCCCCGCCCCGAATCCAAAGACCCCTGGACGGTCAAGGATGCAGTGGCTCATATTGCCCATTGGAAGGCCGACGTGGCCCGTATCGCCCGGAGAGAGCCCGTACCGGCCGACGAGCGCGGGCTCAACATAACCCAGGGAAACCATTTGGTCTACTTGCGTTGGCACAATCGCTCTCCAGGGGAGGTCCTGGCCTGGCACCGGCAGGTTCAGAAGGACGTTCTTGCTGCATTGCGGGAAGCACCTGACGAATGGTTTAGCGGTAGTGAGCGGGGACCGGACTGGCCTGGAGACCTCGTCGGTCATTCCGCTTATCACCGATTGAAGGACATCGAACGGGCACTGACTAGGACAGACGAGTAGGTGCTGCCCAACACGAGGTTGCAGGTGTCGAAGTGGTCGATGAGCCGACGCCGGGGGAGGGGGACGAGTACTTGCTGCTGCTGCGTTGATGGACTCGGTCGAGGCGCCCGGTCAGGAGGAGATGACGGATTCAGCATCATCACCAGTTGGGCAGCCTCGCCGTACTAACCAAGACCTTGCCAGTAGGAGAAGCCAGTGCCCGGACAGAGAAGCTGCGTCAAGCATACGTTTCGAGATTACTCAGGATACGTCTTGGGTCCCAGCACCTCGGAGGCTGCGCACAGACTGGTAACGATCCGCCATAGTGCTGCTGTGCCTGCCTGGGCTGATTCTGACGTTCATCAACATCGCGATTCTGAGGAATACTACTTCCTGTTTCAGGGTAAGCTGCGGTTGTGGATAGACGGGGCCGTATACACTCTCCAACCGTATGAGGTGCTGATGGTCAAACCCGGTGTACCCCACGCCGTGGTGGGTGGTAGCGGACCCATAGAGCATTTCGTGCTTCGGATGCCCGCTGCTGAGGACAGGCAGACGGTGAGAACAGTAGCGGACGAGCTTCTGGTTGCGTCGGGTGAGGCCGAGCGAGAACTGCAGGCGGATTGGGGGTGCCGGGCGCCGTTGACAGACGCAAGGTACCAGAACTGCTGGCTGTTCGGTGTGGGACAAGCGCTCTTTCATTCGGAACGGACCTGTGTGGCCTATCTTGACTTTCCCAGTGAGGAGAGTATCGGCATGGATAGCCACCGCCACCGTCCGCATCTGCATCAAGAATCGTGGGAGTACTATACGGTCCTGCGGGGCACAAGGATTCTCCGAGTCGAGGAGGACCTTGTGGCCATCAAGGCGGGGGAGGTGCTGGAAGTGCCGCCGCAGGTGGTGCACGTGCTGCACGCCACGCAGGTCCCTTTTGAGGGGTTCACGTTCCGGGTGCCATTGCTCGACGACAAGGTAGAGTTCTGAGTCTGCCTGGGAGGCTGAGCAACCTGTATCTTGTGCCCTGGAGTAGCTGGGCCCGCCACCGACTCCTCTTGCGGAGGTTCATCTCTCTGTTGCAGCCATTATGGCACAAGAGCTGTGTCATGTAGTATATTCCGATAGGAGCTATTCGAGAGGATTCAGGTAATCGTCTCAAGAAAGCTGGGTTCATCCTGAGGTCGCTACACACGCACTGTGGAATCGGGCCAAGCGCTCGACCAGTGTGTGCAGCCGACCGCCTGACCGAGGATCCATTGAACGTGTGCAGGCGGGGCTCTTGGTTTGAGACACAGTGGACACCAGCGACCTGACTCCCGAGCACGTCCTGCTCGTATTCGCGGTCCTGGCCTGTTTGCGCTCGTGGCCTGGCGTGGCGAGATGGGGCCGACAGACCAGGGGTCTTTTGGCGTAAGGAGGACTGATGCGGTCAAGAGCTAGTCTCACAGCCTTCATCCTGCTACTCCTGGCAGTGACCGCAACCGCTCAAACCGGAGAACTCGTGCGCCCCGGCGCGGCCTTCTCGACGGCCTACCCGGCCGACGGCCGCTCTGCCGCAGTGTTCGCGCAGTTCGAGGCGAAAGCACGAGAGGCAGCTGCGGGTCAAGCGGCGGATCAACTCGCCTTCACCATCGGCTTACCCGTTGTGTTCCTGCGCTTTCTCCCGAACGCCTCAACGCCTACACCGGCAGCCACAGAGATACCCGCTTCAACGCCCACCCCTACGCTCACCCCTACACCCGAGCTCACTCGGTCCCTGCCGGCGGAATGCGGCCTGGCTGGATCGAAAGGATACCTCGAGCCAACGCGCCTGGCAGACGCGGCTTCCCGAATCGTCCTTGAGCGGGGCAAGGTCATCACGGTGACCAACGACAGCGACGAAGTCAACGGGGATACCACGGCAGGTCTGGACACACTGGTACGTAACCCTGGCCCGGATGGGATATCTCTGCGCGAAGTGCTAACTACGCTGAGAGACAGCCCGCAGCCGGCCACCATCCGCTTCGATCCAAGACTGGATGGTGCGACGGTGGGGGTCGGTTCGTGGGATCACAGCCAGCTTCCTCGATTACGGAGTGGCTCGCTGGTCATCAACGGTGATGTGGATGGCGATGGCACGGCTGATATCACCTTAGAGAATCAGGTGGGGCAGGCCACGCCAGGGCACAACATCTTTGGGCTGGTTATTGAATCCAGCAACAACACCCTGTACGCGCTACACATGGTGGGCTGGCCCAACGCGGTGCTCATCGATGCGCACTCCACCCACCAGGTCTACTCCGGGAATACCGTCGCCCACATGATGATTGAGGGTGGCGGAGGCGCGATTGCGATGGGCGACAATCAGGGCGGCGACGACAAGGCCTATGATCACAGCGACAACGCCTGGCTAGATACCACGATCGTTGGGAACGTCCTGCACGGCACGAACACGGGCATCGGAGTCGGACTGGGCCCCTGCGCCGGGGACCGCATCGAGCGCCTGGTGATCCAGGGCAATACCGTGGTCGTGAGCCCGCCGGCTGGTCAGTACCCGATGGGCATCTCGTTGGCAGCCGGCTACTGGCTGAACAACCAGGGCAACACCATCCGCGATGTGTTGATTGCCGATAACGATGTCCAAGGTCCTATGGAATTCGGCCTCTATATCGCCTCCGGTATGGTCGGCTCGACCGGGAATCTGATCGAGCGGGTGAGCGTCACCGGGAACCACATCAAGCAAACCAGCCCGCTGCGCGACAATGGCGCCCCGCTCGACGCTCTGACCATCA
Proteins encoded:
- the copA gene encoding Copper-exporting P-type ATPase A, with product MAKQATLPITGMTCASCSAHVEEALKEIEGVTEANVNLATERARVMYSEDVPVNKMVSAVRDAGYDVGTEKAVLPIVGMTCASCSAHVEEALSKLDGVLSANVNLATERATVEYIPGLVGMDEFRRAVSEAGYEVGALPLENVEKQEVDQVAEKMKAARFRMQVAWIFTIPIALWMLPEMIWGIYWPNEMIMHLGMILLSLPVLAGVGRRTYVSGLRALRHGYANMDTLITLGTGVSFLTGPLSFLLHGVVNYAGVSAMIMAFHLTGRWVEESAKGRASQAIRKLLELGAKTARVIVSGEVVEVPIEKVAAGDVMVVRPGEKIPTDGTVVDGESAVDESMATGESMPVNKHAGDEVIGATVNQEGLLKVQATRVGKDTFLAQVIRLVDEAQGSKVPIQAFADKVTSVFVPVVMSIAALTGLAWLFFPNVMKAILQAGAGLPWVNLHLPTLTLAIISVVSVLVIACPCALGLATPTALMVGSGMGAENGILIRSGEAIQTLKDVKVIVFDKTGTITKGKPEVASVVALNRSEQDLLRVTASAESGSEHPLGRAVVERAQALGLQLSAPAEFKAVRGKGVSAVIDGKRVLIGSRRMMEEEGIDPSAAVSAATALEAEAKTVMYASIEGALAGVIAVADTLKDDSAAAIRELHEMGLQAAMITGDNRRTAEAIARTVGIDHVLAEVLPDGKVAEVRQLQERFGLVAMVGDGINDAPALKQANVGIAIGTGTDIAIEASDVTLVRGNLSGVVSAVKLSQATFRKIRQNLFWAFFYNVVMIPLAVAGWMHPVLAEIAMATSSVTVVTNANLLRRTDISAAGGRK
- a CDS encoding Cupin domain protein; its protein translation is MPGQRSCVKHTFRDYSGYVLGPSTSEAAHRLVTIRHSAAVPAWADSDVHQHRDSEEYYFLFQGKLRLWIDGAVYTLQPYEVLMVKPGVPHAVVGGSGPIEHFVLRMPAAEDRQTVRTVADELLVASGEAERELQADWGCRAPLTDARYQNCWLFGVGQALFHSERTCVAYLDFPSEESIGMDSHRHRPHLHQESWEYYTVLRGTRILRVEEDLVAIKAGEVLEVPPQVVHVLHATQVPFEGFTFRVPLLDDKVEF
- a CDS encoding hypothetical protein (Mycothiol maleylpyruvate isomerase N-terminal domain), with the protein product MRHKREEVIKRTVQEFELLDHLVAHLTDEEWNRLLPRPESKDPWTVKDAVAHIAHWKADVARIARREPVPADERGLNITQGNHLVYLRWHNRSPGEVLAWHRQVQKDVLAALREAPDEWFSGSERGPDWPGDLVGHSAYHRLKDIERALTRTDE
- the ubiE_2 gene encoding Demethylmenaquinone methyltransferase is translated as MKEPSRLASWVERPPFAPWRVRAWAGVPAGRLLEVGVGTGANLTYYPPGAAVTAIDVNPQRIEAARRRAAALGLPVDLRVMNAETLEFPDGYFDAAVATLVFCSVPDPVRGLRELARVVKPGGEIRLIEHVRVDLPLVGPLMDLLDPLAVLIGGEHINRRTLDNLARAGVPVVSVEKLTPSGMVKFIVARSPAR